The following are encoded together in the Lepidochelys kempii isolate rLepKem1 chromosome 7, rLepKem1.hap2, whole genome shotgun sequence genome:
- the TMEM40 gene encoding transmembrane protein 40 isoform X3, protein MDNFNFSLPVLTGKQEDIFQKAFAADADYLEMSEKMNQSFWKLLIRCLATVNPASLTAEETHNLLNRDINSSDERAASLKTIGKKGVNAMVVLYLLLKVKDLSAYRELPSSKKNDEKLKLLQELEKSVTFSQEESEVERSSREPAETQPRATSAGKKNVSVATVKPISHKQSQEDQDHENQDGSGAPGEVVPYNKSEIARRENAAAAAGENVTYLQRCQRQWIRIRKNDVFFHFVILCFGIGTALISYYHYKDWIISLGFGLITFASLETTGIYFGLVHRIHSVLDRFIPLIQRFKIPGIRKVD, encoded by the exons ATGGACAACTTTAACTTCTCACTTCCAGTTCTCACCGGAAAACAAGAAG AcatttttcagaaagcttttgctGCTGATGCTGATTATTTGGAAATGTCTGAGAAAATGAACCAGTCCTTCTGGAAATTGTTAATAAGATGTTTAGCCACTGTTAACCCAGCCAGCCTGACCGCTGAAGAAACACACAAT CTCCTTAACAGAGACATAAACTCATCTGATGAGCGTGCAGCCTCCTTGAAGACCATAGGAAAAAAAGGAGTTAATGCAATGGTTGTGCTTTACCTGCTGCTAAAGGTGAAAGATCTATCTGCCTACAGAGAGCTGCCCAGCTCCAAGAAAAATG ATGAAAAATTGAAACTACTTCAGGAATTGGAAAAAAGTGTCACATTTTCACAAGAAGAAAGTGAGGTTGAAAGGTCGTCTCGGGAGCCTGCAGAGACACAACCACGAG CAACCAGCGCTGGCAAGAAAAACGTCTCTGTGGCAACAGTTAAACCAATTTCTCACAAACAAAGTCAGGAAGACCAAGACCATGAAAATCAAGATGGAAGTG GTGCACCAGGAGAGGTTGTCCCCTATAACAAATCAG AGATTGCAAGACGAGaaaatgcagctgctgctg CAGGTGAAAACGTTACTTACCTTCAGAGATGTCAAAGACAGTGGATAAGAATACGGAAAAATG ATGTATTCTTTCATTTTGTCATTCTTTGCTTTGGCATTGGAACCGCActaattagctattaccactacAAAG ACTGGATCATTTCTCTTGGTTTTGGTTTAATCACCTTTGCTTCCCTAGAGACCACCGGAATATATTTTGGTCTTG tgcaTCGAATTCACAGTGTCCTTGACAGATTCATTCCTCTGATTCAGAGATTCAAAATACCAG GTATTAGAAAAGTTGACTGA
- the TMEM40 gene encoding transmembrane protein 40 isoform X2, with amino-acid sequence MDNFNFSLPVLTGKQEDIFQKAFAADADYLEMSEKMNQSFWKLLIRCLATVNPASLTAEETHNLLNRDINSSDERAASLKTIGKKGVNAMVVLYLLLKVKDLSAYRELPSSKKNDEKLKLLQELEKSVTFSQEESEVERSSREPAETQPRATSAGKKNVSVATVKPISHKQSQEDQDHENQDGSGAPGEVVPYNKSEIARRENAAAAGENVTYLQRCQRQWIRIRKNDVFFHFVILCFGIGTALISYYHYKDWIISLGFGLITFASLETTGIYFGLVHRIHSVLDRFIPLIQRFKIPGNTTLLLSLILCRYISELSQSTPFLLGPEN; translated from the exons ATGGACAACTTTAACTTCTCACTTCCAGTTCTCACCGGAAAACAAGAAG AcatttttcagaaagcttttgctGCTGATGCTGATTATTTGGAAATGTCTGAGAAAATGAACCAGTCCTTCTGGAAATTGTTAATAAGATGTTTAGCCACTGTTAACCCAGCCAGCCTGACCGCTGAAGAAACACACAAT CTCCTTAACAGAGACATAAACTCATCTGATGAGCGTGCAGCCTCCTTGAAGACCATAGGAAAAAAAGGAGTTAATGCAATGGTTGTGCTTTACCTGCTGCTAAAGGTGAAAGATCTATCTGCCTACAGAGAGCTGCCCAGCTCCAAGAAAAATG ATGAAAAATTGAAACTACTTCAGGAATTGGAAAAAAGTGTCACATTTTCACAAGAAGAAAGTGAGGTTGAAAGGTCGTCTCGGGAGCCTGCAGAGACACAACCACGAG CAACCAGCGCTGGCAAGAAAAACGTCTCTGTGGCAACAGTTAAACCAATTTCTCACAAACAAAGTCAGGAAGACCAAGACCATGAAAATCAAGATGGAAGTG GTGCACCAGGAGAGGTTGTCCCCTATAACAAATCAG AGATTGCAAGACGAGaaaatgcagctgctgctg GTGAAAACGTTACTTACCTTCAGAGATGTCAAAGACAGTGGATAAGAATACGGAAAAATG ATGTATTCTTTCATTTTGTCATTCTTTGCTTTGGCATTGGAACCGCActaattagctattaccactacAAAG ACTGGATCATTTCTCTTGGTTTTGGTTTAATCACCTTTGCTTCCCTAGAGACCACCGGAATATATTTTGGTCTTG tgcaTCGAATTCACAGTGTCCTTGACAGATTCATTCCTCTGATTCAGAGATTCAAAATACCAGGTAACACCACATTGTTGCTCAGTCTTATTCTCTGTAGATATATTTCTGAGCTATCTCAGAGCACCCCATTTCTACTGGGGCCAGAGAACtag
- the TMEM40 gene encoding transmembrane protein 40 isoform X1: MDNFNFSLPVLTGKQEDIFQKAFAADADYLEMSEKMNQSFWKLLIRCLATVNPASLTAEETHNLLNRDINSSDERAASLKTIGKKGVNAMVVLYLLLKVKDLSAYRELPSSKKNDEKLKLLQELEKSVTFSQEESEVERSSREPAETQPRATSAGKKNVSVATVKPISHKQSQEDQDHENQDGSGAPGEVVPYNKSEIARRENAAAAAGENVTYLQRCQRQWIRIRKNDVFFHFVILCFGIGTALISYYHYKDWIISLGFGLITFASLETTGIYFGLVHRIHSVLDRFIPLIQRFKIPGNTTLLLSLILCRYISELSQSTPFLLGPEN; the protein is encoded by the exons ATGGACAACTTTAACTTCTCACTTCCAGTTCTCACCGGAAAACAAGAAG AcatttttcagaaagcttttgctGCTGATGCTGATTATTTGGAAATGTCTGAGAAAATGAACCAGTCCTTCTGGAAATTGTTAATAAGATGTTTAGCCACTGTTAACCCAGCCAGCCTGACCGCTGAAGAAACACACAAT CTCCTTAACAGAGACATAAACTCATCTGATGAGCGTGCAGCCTCCTTGAAGACCATAGGAAAAAAAGGAGTTAATGCAATGGTTGTGCTTTACCTGCTGCTAAAGGTGAAAGATCTATCTGCCTACAGAGAGCTGCCCAGCTCCAAGAAAAATG ATGAAAAATTGAAACTACTTCAGGAATTGGAAAAAAGTGTCACATTTTCACAAGAAGAAAGTGAGGTTGAAAGGTCGTCTCGGGAGCCTGCAGAGACACAACCACGAG CAACCAGCGCTGGCAAGAAAAACGTCTCTGTGGCAACAGTTAAACCAATTTCTCACAAACAAAGTCAGGAAGACCAAGACCATGAAAATCAAGATGGAAGTG GTGCACCAGGAGAGGTTGTCCCCTATAACAAATCAG AGATTGCAAGACGAGaaaatgcagctgctgctg CAGGTGAAAACGTTACTTACCTTCAGAGATGTCAAAGACAGTGGATAAGAATACGGAAAAATG ATGTATTCTTTCATTTTGTCATTCTTTGCTTTGGCATTGGAACCGCActaattagctattaccactacAAAG ACTGGATCATTTCTCTTGGTTTTGGTTTAATCACCTTTGCTTCCCTAGAGACCACCGGAATATATTTTGGTCTTG tgcaTCGAATTCACAGTGTCCTTGACAGATTCATTCCTCTGATTCAGAGATTCAAAATACCAGGTAACACCACATTGTTGCTCAGTCTTATTCTCTGTAGATATATTTCTGAGCTATCTCAGAGCACCCCATTTCTACTGGGGCCAGAGAACtag